A portion of the Pseudorasbora parva isolate DD20220531a chromosome 1, ASM2467924v1, whole genome shotgun sequence genome contains these proteins:
- the ampd3a gene encoding AMP deaminase 3 isoform X2, with the protein MMRRLQTPIVKQLSSPCIGKDMPRQFPKIALSDVDEEVRLLAEKVYASAIKEEDTKDALSMYTVPEDCPIGLQEAKQRELLRELAEQQSEESAKRKKSFKIIRSQSMSLQIPLSTESVRGVVTPLISPSSTCSSISQHFPEFQRVIISGDYCAGITVEDYEQAAKSLLKALFIREKYSKLAYHRFPRTTTQFLRIAANERWTEEDETLPDICPCPGEGEDPYSMENIPENLNYQMQMKDGIIYVYENSEALSMNKPRCLPYPDLETFAIDMSHVLAMIIDGPTKTYCHRRLSFLGSKFYLHEMLNEMAELKELKGVPHRDFYNVRKVDTHIHAAACMSQKHLLDFIQTTNKTDAERVVLEKGGLKLTLKQVFNNLNMDPYDLTVDSLDVHAGRQTFHRFDKFNSKYNPVGASELREIYLKTDNYINGEYFARLVKEVAHDLEESKYQHAEPRLSIYGRSPEEWESLSHWFIQHKVYSPNMRWIIQVPRIYDIFKSRKLIPNFAKMLENIFLPLFEATVNPQKHKELHVFLKYVTGFDSVDDESKHSDHMFSYKSPKPEQWTTDDNPPYSYYLFHMYANIMVLNNLRKERGLSTFQFRPHCGEAGSITHLVSAFLTADNISHGLNLKKSPVLQYLYYLAQVPIAMSPLSNNSLFLEYSKNPLREFLHKGLCVSLSTDDPLQFHYTKEALMEEYAIAAQLWKLSTCDVCEIARNSVLQSGLSHEEKKYFLGVNYLKDGPEGNDIRRTNVAQIRMAYRHETMCNELSFLVDAVKSEVIVSQ; encoded by the exons ATGATGCGGAGACTCCAGACGCCCATTGTGAAGCAGCTCTCCAGCCCATGTATAGGAAAGG ATATGCCACGGCAATTTCCGAAGATTGCTCTCAGTGATGTGGATGAGGAAGTTCGTCTGCTGGCAGAGAAGGTGTATGCCTCAGCAATAAAGGAAGAGGACACAAAAGATGCCCTTTCCATGTACACTGTCCCTGAGGACTGTCCCATTGGCCTGCAGGAAGCCAAACAGAGGGAGCTACTCAGAGAACTGGCTGAGCAACAGTCAGAAGAAAGTGCCAAACG GAAGAAGAGTTTTAAAATTATTCGATCTCAATCTATGTCACTGCAAATCCCATTAAGTACGGAGAGTGTCCGGGGTGTGGTGACCCCCCTCATTTCTCCTTCCTCTACCTGCTCCTCCATCTCACAACATTTCCCGGAGTTTCAAAGAGTCATCATTAGCGGAGACTACTGTGCTGGG ATTACAGTTGAGGATTATGAGCAAGCAGCTAAAAGTCTGCTAAAAGCGCTCTTTATTCGAGAAAAATACTCAAAACTGGCATATCACCGGTTCCCACGGACCACTACACAGTTCCTACGTATAGCAGCAAATGAAAGGTGGACAGAAGAAGATGAAACCCTTCCAG ATATCTGTCCCTGCCCTGGTGAGGGTGAGGACCCTTACAGCATGGAGAATATTCCAGAGAACCTCAATTATCAGATGCAGATGAAGGATGGCATTATTTATGTATATGAAAACAGTGAAGCTCTAAGCATGAACAAACCACGCTGTTTGCCTTATCCAGACCTAGAAACATTTGCCATTGACATGAGTCATGTGCTAGCCATGATCATTGATGGGCCTAC TAAGACCTACTGCCATAGACGATTAAGCTTCCTTGGGTCAAAGTTTTACCTTCATGAAATGCTCAATGAAATGGCAGAACTGAAAGAACTCAAGGGTGTTCCTCATAGAGATTTCTACAATGTCAGAAAG GTAGACACGCATATTCATGCAGCAGCCTGTATGAGCCAGAAACATCTGCTTGATTTCATCCAAACCACCAATAAAACTGATGCAGAGAGAGTTGTCCTGGAGAAGGGAGGGCTTAAACTAACTCTCAAACAAGTGTTTAACAACCTGAACATGGACCCTTATGATCTTACTGTAGACTCCCTAGATGTTCATGCC GGCAGACAGACCTTCCATCGCTTTGACAAATTCAACTCCAAGTACAATCCAGTAGGAGCAAGTGAGCTAAGGGAAATCTACTTGAAGACTGATAATTACATCAACGGAGAGTATTTTGCCCGCTTGGTCAAG GAAGTAGCACATGATTTGGAGGAGAGCAAGTATCAGCATGCCGAACCACGACTGTCCATCTATGGTCGTTCCCCTGAGGAGTGGGAAAGTCTCTCCCATTGGTTTATTCAGCACAAAGTGTACTCTCCAAATATGCGCTGGATCATTCAAGTGCCCAGAATATA TGACATTTTCAAGTCACGCAAGTTGATTCCTAATTTTGCCAAGATGCTTGAGAACATTTTCCTTCCCCTGTTCGAGGCTACAGTGAATCCTCAGAAGCACAAAGAGCTCCATGTATTTCTAAAATAT GTGACTGGCTTTGACAGTGTGGATGATGAATCCAAGCATAGCGATCACATGTTCTCTTATAAGAGCCCCAAGCCTGAGCAATGGACAACAGATGACAACCCACCCTACAGCTACTACCTCTTCCACATGTATGCCAACATCATGGTCCTCAACAACCTCAGGAA GGAACGTGGTCTTAGTACCTTCCAGTTCCGTCCACACTGTGGAGAAGCTGGCTCAATCACCCACCTGGTTTCAGCTTTCCTCACCGCAGACAACATCTCTCATGGCTTAAACCTGAAAAAG agtccTGTACTGCAGTACCTGTATTATCTTGCTCAAGTGCCCATTGCGATGTCCCCTCTGAGTAACAACAGTCTGTTCCTGGAATACTCCAAGAACCCACTGCGAGAGTTTCTACACAAAGgcctgtgtgtgtctctctccaCTGACGACCCCTTGCAGTTCCACTACACCAAG GAGGCTTTAATGGAGGAGTACGCTATTGCAGCCCAACTGTGGAAGCTGAGCACGTGTGACGTGTGTGAGATCGCTAGGAATAGTGTCCTGCAGAGTGGCCTTTCCCACGAG GAGAAAAAGTACTTCCTTGGGGTGAATTACCTGAAAGATGGACCAGAGGGGAATGACATTCGGCGGACAAATGTAGCCCAGATCCGCATGGCCTACAGGCACGAGACGATGTGTAATGAACTCAGCTTCCTCGTAGATGCCGTAAAGTCAGAGGTCATTGTGTCACAGTAG
- the ampd3a gene encoding AMP deaminase 3 isoform X3 translates to MPRQFPKIALSDVDEEVRLLAEKVYASAIKEEDTKDALSMYTVPEDCPIGLQEAKQRELLRELAEQQSEESAKRKKSFKIIRSQSMSLQIPLSTESVRGVVTPLISPSSTCSSISQHFPEFQRVIISGDYCAGITVEDYEQAAKSLLKALFIREKYSKLAYHRFPRTTTQFLRIAANERWTEEDETLPDICPCPGEGEDPYSMENIPENLNYQMQMKDGIIYVYENSEALSMNKPRCLPYPDLETFAIDMSHVLAMIIDGPTKTYCHRRLSFLGSKFYLHEMLNEMAELKELKGVPHRDFYNVRKVDTHIHAAACMSQKHLLDFIQTTNKTDAERVVLEKGGLKLTLKQVFNNLNMDPYDLTVDSLDVHAGRQTFHRFDKFNSKYNPVGASELREIYLKTDNYINGEYFARLVKEVAHDLEESKYQHAEPRLSIYGRSPEEWESLSHWFIQHKVYSPNMRWIIQVPRIYDIFKSRKLIPNFAKMLENIFLPLFEATVNPQKHKELHVFLKYVTGFDSVDDESKHSDHMFSYKSPKPEQWTTDDNPPYSYYLFHMYANIMVLNNLRKERGLSTFQFRPHCGEAGSITHLVSAFLTADNISHGLNLKKSPVLQYLYYLAQVPIAMSPLSNNSLFLEYSKNPLREFLHKGLCVSLSTDDPLQFHYTKEALMEEYAIAAQLWKLSTCDVCEIARNSVLQSGLSHEEKKYFLGVNYLKDGPEGNDIRRTNVAQIRMAYRHETMCNELSFLVDAVKSEVIVSQ, encoded by the exons ATGCCACGGCAATTTCCGAAGATTGCTCTCAGTGATGTGGATGAGGAAGTTCGTCTGCTGGCAGAGAAGGTGTATGCCTCAGCAATAAAGGAAGAGGACACAAAAGATGCCCTTTCCATGTACACTGTCCCTGAGGACTGTCCCATTGGCCTGCAGGAAGCCAAACAGAGGGAGCTACTCAGAGAACTGGCTGAGCAACAGTCAGAAGAAAGTGCCAAACG GAAGAAGAGTTTTAAAATTATTCGATCTCAATCTATGTCACTGCAAATCCCATTAAGTACGGAGAGTGTCCGGGGTGTGGTGACCCCCCTCATTTCTCCTTCCTCTACCTGCTCCTCCATCTCACAACATTTCCCGGAGTTTCAAAGAGTCATCATTAGCGGAGACTACTGTGCTGGG ATTACAGTTGAGGATTATGAGCAAGCAGCTAAAAGTCTGCTAAAAGCGCTCTTTATTCGAGAAAAATACTCAAAACTGGCATATCACCGGTTCCCACGGACCACTACACAGTTCCTACGTATAGCAGCAAATGAAAGGTGGACAGAAGAAGATGAAACCCTTCCAG ATATCTGTCCCTGCCCTGGTGAGGGTGAGGACCCTTACAGCATGGAGAATATTCCAGAGAACCTCAATTATCAGATGCAGATGAAGGATGGCATTATTTATGTATATGAAAACAGTGAAGCTCTAAGCATGAACAAACCACGCTGTTTGCCTTATCCAGACCTAGAAACATTTGCCATTGACATGAGTCATGTGCTAGCCATGATCATTGATGGGCCTAC TAAGACCTACTGCCATAGACGATTAAGCTTCCTTGGGTCAAAGTTTTACCTTCATGAAATGCTCAATGAAATGGCAGAACTGAAAGAACTCAAGGGTGTTCCTCATAGAGATTTCTACAATGTCAGAAAG GTAGACACGCATATTCATGCAGCAGCCTGTATGAGCCAGAAACATCTGCTTGATTTCATCCAAACCACCAATAAAACTGATGCAGAGAGAGTTGTCCTGGAGAAGGGAGGGCTTAAACTAACTCTCAAACAAGTGTTTAACAACCTGAACATGGACCCTTATGATCTTACTGTAGACTCCCTAGATGTTCATGCC GGCAGACAGACCTTCCATCGCTTTGACAAATTCAACTCCAAGTACAATCCAGTAGGAGCAAGTGAGCTAAGGGAAATCTACTTGAAGACTGATAATTACATCAACGGAGAGTATTTTGCCCGCTTGGTCAAG GAAGTAGCACATGATTTGGAGGAGAGCAAGTATCAGCATGCCGAACCACGACTGTCCATCTATGGTCGTTCCCCTGAGGAGTGGGAAAGTCTCTCCCATTGGTTTATTCAGCACAAAGTGTACTCTCCAAATATGCGCTGGATCATTCAAGTGCCCAGAATATA TGACATTTTCAAGTCACGCAAGTTGATTCCTAATTTTGCCAAGATGCTTGAGAACATTTTCCTTCCCCTGTTCGAGGCTACAGTGAATCCTCAGAAGCACAAAGAGCTCCATGTATTTCTAAAATAT GTGACTGGCTTTGACAGTGTGGATGATGAATCCAAGCATAGCGATCACATGTTCTCTTATAAGAGCCCCAAGCCTGAGCAATGGACAACAGATGACAACCCACCCTACAGCTACTACCTCTTCCACATGTATGCCAACATCATGGTCCTCAACAACCTCAGGAA GGAACGTGGTCTTAGTACCTTCCAGTTCCGTCCACACTGTGGAGAAGCTGGCTCAATCACCCACCTGGTTTCAGCTTTCCTCACCGCAGACAACATCTCTCATGGCTTAAACCTGAAAAAG agtccTGTACTGCAGTACCTGTATTATCTTGCTCAAGTGCCCATTGCGATGTCCCCTCTGAGTAACAACAGTCTGTTCCTGGAATACTCCAAGAACCCACTGCGAGAGTTTCTACACAAAGgcctgtgtgtgtctctctccaCTGACGACCCCTTGCAGTTCCACTACACCAAG GAGGCTTTAATGGAGGAGTACGCTATTGCAGCCCAACTGTGGAAGCTGAGCACGTGTGACGTGTGTGAGATCGCTAGGAATAGTGTCCTGCAGAGTGGCCTTTCCCACGAG GAGAAAAAGTACTTCCTTGGGGTGAATTACCTGAAAGATGGACCAGAGGGGAATGACATTCGGCGGACAAATGTAGCCCAGATCCGCATGGCCTACAGGCACGAGACGATGTGTAATGAACTCAGCTTCCTCGTAGATGCCGTAAAGTCAGAGGTCATTGTGTCACAGTAG
- the ampd3a gene encoding AMP deaminase 3 isoform X1: MLFWPQTPFTWTVGFRRSTLGFVGLDFRGCEQVNPSLPPKKPDMPRQFPKIALSDVDEEVRLLAEKVYASAIKEEDTKDALSMYTVPEDCPIGLQEAKQRELLRELAEQQSEESAKRKKSFKIIRSQSMSLQIPLSTESVRGVVTPLISPSSTCSSISQHFPEFQRVIISGDYCAGITVEDYEQAAKSLLKALFIREKYSKLAYHRFPRTTTQFLRIAANERWTEEDETLPDICPCPGEGEDPYSMENIPENLNYQMQMKDGIIYVYENSEALSMNKPRCLPYPDLETFAIDMSHVLAMIIDGPTKTYCHRRLSFLGSKFYLHEMLNEMAELKELKGVPHRDFYNVRKVDTHIHAAACMSQKHLLDFIQTTNKTDAERVVLEKGGLKLTLKQVFNNLNMDPYDLTVDSLDVHAGRQTFHRFDKFNSKYNPVGASELREIYLKTDNYINGEYFARLVKEVAHDLEESKYQHAEPRLSIYGRSPEEWESLSHWFIQHKVYSPNMRWIIQVPRIYDIFKSRKLIPNFAKMLENIFLPLFEATVNPQKHKELHVFLKYVTGFDSVDDESKHSDHMFSYKSPKPEQWTTDDNPPYSYYLFHMYANIMVLNNLRKERGLSTFQFRPHCGEAGSITHLVSAFLTADNISHGLNLKKSPVLQYLYYLAQVPIAMSPLSNNSLFLEYSKNPLREFLHKGLCVSLSTDDPLQFHYTKEALMEEYAIAAQLWKLSTCDVCEIARNSVLQSGLSHEEKKYFLGVNYLKDGPEGNDIRRTNVAQIRMAYRHETMCNELSFLVDAVKSEVIVSQ, from the exons atgctctttTGGCCACAGACCCCGTTCACGTGGACCGTTGGGTTTCGGAGATCAACTCTGGGATTTGTAGGGCTGGATTTTAGGGGTTGTGAACAAGTAAATCCCTCACTACCCCCTAAAAAGCCAG ATATGCCACGGCAATTTCCGAAGATTGCTCTCAGTGATGTGGATGAGGAAGTTCGTCTGCTGGCAGAGAAGGTGTATGCCTCAGCAATAAAGGAAGAGGACACAAAAGATGCCCTTTCCATGTACACTGTCCCTGAGGACTGTCCCATTGGCCTGCAGGAAGCCAAACAGAGGGAGCTACTCAGAGAACTGGCTGAGCAACAGTCAGAAGAAAGTGCCAAACG GAAGAAGAGTTTTAAAATTATTCGATCTCAATCTATGTCACTGCAAATCCCATTAAGTACGGAGAGTGTCCGGGGTGTGGTGACCCCCCTCATTTCTCCTTCCTCTACCTGCTCCTCCATCTCACAACATTTCCCGGAGTTTCAAAGAGTCATCATTAGCGGAGACTACTGTGCTGGG ATTACAGTTGAGGATTATGAGCAAGCAGCTAAAAGTCTGCTAAAAGCGCTCTTTATTCGAGAAAAATACTCAAAACTGGCATATCACCGGTTCCCACGGACCACTACACAGTTCCTACGTATAGCAGCAAATGAAAGGTGGACAGAAGAAGATGAAACCCTTCCAG ATATCTGTCCCTGCCCTGGTGAGGGTGAGGACCCTTACAGCATGGAGAATATTCCAGAGAACCTCAATTATCAGATGCAGATGAAGGATGGCATTATTTATGTATATGAAAACAGTGAAGCTCTAAGCATGAACAAACCACGCTGTTTGCCTTATCCAGACCTAGAAACATTTGCCATTGACATGAGTCATGTGCTAGCCATGATCATTGATGGGCCTAC TAAGACCTACTGCCATAGACGATTAAGCTTCCTTGGGTCAAAGTTTTACCTTCATGAAATGCTCAATGAAATGGCAGAACTGAAAGAACTCAAGGGTGTTCCTCATAGAGATTTCTACAATGTCAGAAAG GTAGACACGCATATTCATGCAGCAGCCTGTATGAGCCAGAAACATCTGCTTGATTTCATCCAAACCACCAATAAAACTGATGCAGAGAGAGTTGTCCTGGAGAAGGGAGGGCTTAAACTAACTCTCAAACAAGTGTTTAACAACCTGAACATGGACCCTTATGATCTTACTGTAGACTCCCTAGATGTTCATGCC GGCAGACAGACCTTCCATCGCTTTGACAAATTCAACTCCAAGTACAATCCAGTAGGAGCAAGTGAGCTAAGGGAAATCTACTTGAAGACTGATAATTACATCAACGGAGAGTATTTTGCCCGCTTGGTCAAG GAAGTAGCACATGATTTGGAGGAGAGCAAGTATCAGCATGCCGAACCACGACTGTCCATCTATGGTCGTTCCCCTGAGGAGTGGGAAAGTCTCTCCCATTGGTTTATTCAGCACAAAGTGTACTCTCCAAATATGCGCTGGATCATTCAAGTGCCCAGAATATA TGACATTTTCAAGTCACGCAAGTTGATTCCTAATTTTGCCAAGATGCTTGAGAACATTTTCCTTCCCCTGTTCGAGGCTACAGTGAATCCTCAGAAGCACAAAGAGCTCCATGTATTTCTAAAATAT GTGACTGGCTTTGACAGTGTGGATGATGAATCCAAGCATAGCGATCACATGTTCTCTTATAAGAGCCCCAAGCCTGAGCAATGGACAACAGATGACAACCCACCCTACAGCTACTACCTCTTCCACATGTATGCCAACATCATGGTCCTCAACAACCTCAGGAA GGAACGTGGTCTTAGTACCTTCCAGTTCCGTCCACACTGTGGAGAAGCTGGCTCAATCACCCACCTGGTTTCAGCTTTCCTCACCGCAGACAACATCTCTCATGGCTTAAACCTGAAAAAG agtccTGTACTGCAGTACCTGTATTATCTTGCTCAAGTGCCCATTGCGATGTCCCCTCTGAGTAACAACAGTCTGTTCCTGGAATACTCCAAGAACCCACTGCGAGAGTTTCTACACAAAGgcctgtgtgtgtctctctccaCTGACGACCCCTTGCAGTTCCACTACACCAAG GAGGCTTTAATGGAGGAGTACGCTATTGCAGCCCAACTGTGGAAGCTGAGCACGTGTGACGTGTGTGAGATCGCTAGGAATAGTGTCCTGCAGAGTGGCCTTTCCCACGAG GAGAAAAAGTACTTCCTTGGGGTGAATTACCTGAAAGATGGACCAGAGGGGAATGACATTCGGCGGACAAATGTAGCCCAGATCCGCATGGCCTACAGGCACGAGACGATGTGTAATGAACTCAGCTTCCTCGTAGATGCCGTAAAGTCAGAGGTCATTGTGTCACAGTAG